The window TTTTTCTGCTACCAGCAAGTTTGAGATTACATGCAATGGTCGGAAATTAGTCGGCAGTGCTCAAAGAAGAAAAAAAGGAGCCATATTACAACAAGGTTCGATACCTATGGATTCCAATTTTAGACGGCTACCCGAATTTTTCTCGGATAAATCCATTGGGCATGATCTTGTATATAAATCAACCTGTGTTGAGGAATGTTTAAAATCTGATATAGATAAAGAGCAACTTATAGAGAATATTATATTAGCTTTTAGCGAAATATTTATGTGTGAGTTTAGTTCTTTTGAAGAAGTCTTGGCAGGAAAAGCGACATTGAAAGCAGAAATGCCTTGACACTGTAAAGTTATGGAAATATTATATCCGAGTTAATATTGTGTTGTGCGAGAGTTTTTTTGCTCGTATAGAAAGTTAAAATAAATTGAAAAAATCATATAGCAGGGGAGGTTCGATAGTGCTTAAACGCGCCCCATTCATCATGATACCTTTAGCTGTGCTTCTATTTGCTGTATCAATCTGGGCTGCTACTACCGGTAAAATTGCTGGTGAGATAACGGATTTAGAAACAGACGAACCTCTTATCGGAGTTAATGTTCAAGTTTTTGACGATTCCGATGAGTTGGTTAGCGGCGCTGCAACAGATTTTGACGGAAGATACTTTATACTCAATATTCGGCCGGGAATGTATAAAGTTAAGGCTTCATATGTAGGTTACAATTTCGTCACTCAAACTAATGTTATTGTCCAAACGGATAGAACCTCGACTATCGACTTCGAACTGGAGCAATCGGTGATTAAATCCAAGGAGATAATAATCACCGCTGTAAAAAAGCAAGTCGAACTCGATGTTACAACCTCGACAAGCACTACAACTGCCGAACAAATCGAAAACATGCCGGTTAATAGTGTAGAGGATATTTTGCAGGTCAAAGCCGGTATTGTTGAACATCAAGGTCAGCTTCACATGCGTGGAGGAAGAGCTCGCGAAGTGGCTTACATGGTTGATGGTATGCCAGTTACTGACCCCACATATGGTTATCAAGGTCTTCAAGTTTCGACCTCGAGTATTCAGGAGATAACTGTTCAGACCGGAAGTTATAATGCAGAATATGGTGGTGCACTTTCGGGAATCGTTAATCTTGTTACTCGTGAGGGCGACCCAAATAATTTCAGTGGAAGCGCCAATTTTATGACGGATGATCTCGGATTCGGTGTCCTTAATAAATGGTCTAATAATTCCGATAAGTTAGAAGTAACGCTTTCGGGACCGGAGCCATTCTCGGGATATCTTCTTCCACTTGTAGGTGTGAAAATTCCTAAGGCTAAGAGGATTAGCTATTTTCTTTCTGTAACAGGAGAGAATTCTGATACACGCCTTCCTTATAATTATCTTTGGGATAATGACGAGCACCTTCCAACCGACAACGAAATTATTACGCCTTACAAGATAGATTATAATTGGTTCGGTTTTTTCCCTGAAAGGCGCTATAACCAATATAACTTCACTTTGAAGTTGAAACAGAGATTATCGCCTTCCATCAATTATACAATTACAGGAACAGGTAATTGGGTTAAAGCTCGTAGTTGGGATTGGGGATTCACTTATACGCCGGAAACAGCTCATATTCAGGAGCGTAAGGCCTATCAACTGAGTTTCAAATGGACACACACGCTTTCCCCAAAGACCTTTTATGAGATTAGAGCGGGATATTTATACACCAGCCTCGACTATCTCCCGGGAGGGCTTACGCCCGATGATTTTGCTATCGATAGCTCTACTTGGGGAAGTTTAGACGATTGGGTTGACCTTAATGGTGATGGTGTAGCTCAGGTTCGTGTAAAATGGTGGGATGCGAACGAAAACGGGCAATGGGATTTCTGGGAATACTGGGAACCGTTGGTTGATAGGGTAGATACCGTTTGGGGGAATTCAGAACATACTGAAATCGGCTATCTAGACACTGTCTATATCGATGACCGTCCGCCTATGCTCGGCGAAGAACCGTGGTATGAGGTTAATGATAATGATGTGTTTGAACCTCGGCAAACGAACTGGAATAGCTATTTGTCGGCTTCTCCCTTAGATAGAACGGAGCCCTTTGTCGATGGTGAACCATATCGCGATGGCATGCCATATGGTATGGGATTTTATGGTGAGCTTCTTCGCGGGATGGCTGTTATCAAGGATGATACTATGTGGGTAGATCTTAATGATAATGGTGCTGTTGAAATGGGAGAATATGTTTGGGGAACATATTTCTATAACGACCCATTGGTTTCCGCTTCGATGTGTATAGCTTTAGAAGAAACGACCTGGAACGACTGGAACGATAATGACCAAGCCGACTGGGGCGAATACACGGATGTTAATAGTGATGGAACATATACAACAAGAAATGGTATTTGCGATTTCATCGATGCTAACGGAAATGGCGAATATGATATAAACGAAGAGGGCGAACCATTTATTGACTTGAATGGCAATGGCATCTATGATCCGGATAATTATATACGCGATGATTGGGAGCCATATATCGATGTAAACGGAAATGGCAAATGGGATGATACCGATGGTTTCCTCGATAGAGGTTTCGATCGTTATGCTCATTGGCATCGGAGAGAGACCAATGTTATTATGGGTAAGGCCGATATAACTTCGCAGGTCGATGATAATAACCAGATGAAGAGTGGTCTCGAATTCCAATTTATTAATATGAATATGAGTGAGATACAATATCCGGAGTTTAAATATGATCGCGAATACGATGGTCAGCTTTATGAGAAACATGGGATATTCCGGAGTTTTTATGAAAGATCACCGAAGCAGTTTGCTTGGTATCTTCAGGACAAAATGGAATATGGTGGCTTGATAGCTAATATTGGTCTTAGACTTGATGTTTTCATGCAGGCTGGTGAAGTTTTGGAGGATTCGGTATCGCAAGACCTTATTGAGGTGCTACCCGATTACGATGAAATATATAAATCGCAAAGTAGGCTTAGCCCTCGACTCGGTATGAGTTATCCGATTACAGATAGATCTAAGCTGTTTTTTAGCTATGCACACCTTTATCAGCTTCCGGGTTACGATAACTTCTATCAAACCCCTACACAGGCTAGCAGGGCAGGAAGACTTCTTGGAAATCCAAATCTCGGTTACGAAAAGACTGTTATTTACGAGCTTGGAGTTGCCTACGGTGTGACCGAGGACTGGACCCTCGAATTCTCTGGTTACTACAAAGATATTTATGGATTATTAAATACCACTCATACCCAGATAGGTCCTCTTGAACAGGACGTGTATGAGAACCTCGATTATGCTAGAAGCCGTGGTGTTGAATTCACTGTTAGAAAGGGATATTCAAATAGATACACTCTCGAAGCCAATTATCAGTATGCTTTTGCCTATGGTAAATCGAGTTCTGATAGAAGTGGTTATGATGCTTTGTTCGATCAAAGTGCTATCCCGCTTCAGGATCTACCGTTGAATTGGGATGAGCGTCATCAGGTTAGCCTTGTTGCAGATTATAGGGTTCGAAAGGACGATCATCCTATAGTATTTGGCATGAAGATACCTGATCAATGGGGATT of the bacterium genome contains:
- a CDS encoding TonB-dependent receptor, with the translated sequence MLKRAPFIMIPLAVLLFAVSIWAATTGKIAGEITDLETDEPLIGVNVQVFDDSDELVSGAATDFDGRYFILNIRPGMYKVKASYVGYNFVTQTNVIVQTDRTSTIDFELEQSVIKSKEIIITAVKKQVELDVTTSTSTTTAEQIENMPVNSVEDILQVKAGIVEHQGQLHMRGGRAREVAYMVDGMPVTDPTYGYQGLQVSTSSIQEITVQTGSYNAEYGGALSGIVNLVTREGDPNNFSGSANFMTDDLGFGVLNKWSNNSDKLEVTLSGPEPFSGYLLPLVGVKIPKAKRISYFLSVTGENSDTRLPYNYLWDNDEHLPTDNEIITPYKIDYNWFGFFPERRYNQYNFTLKLKQRLSPSINYTITGTGNWVKARSWDWGFTYTPETAHIQERKAYQLSFKWTHTLSPKTFYEIRAGYLYTSLDYLPGGLTPDDFAIDSSTWGSLDDWVDLNGDGVAQVRVKWWDANENGQWDFWEYWEPLVDRVDTVWGNSEHTEIGYLDTVYIDDRPPMLGEEPWYEVNDNDVFEPRQTNWNSYLSASPLDRTEPFVDGEPYRDGMPYGMGFYGELLRGMAVIKDDTMWVDLNDNGAVEMGEYVWGTYFYNDPLVSASMCIALEETTWNDWNDNDQADWGEYTDVNSDGTYTTRNGICDFIDANGNGEYDINEEGEPFIDLNGNGIYDPDNYIRDDWEPYIDVNGNGKWDDTDGFLDRGFDRYAHWHRRETNVIMGKADITSQVDDNNQMKSGLEFQFINMNMSEIQYPEFKYDREYDGQLYEKHGIFRSFYERSPKQFAWYLQDKMEYGGLIANIGLRLDVFMQAGEVLEDSVSQDLIEVLPDYDEIYKSQSRLSPRLGMSYPITDRSKLFFSYAHLYQLPGYDNFYQTPTQASRAGRLLGNPNLGYEKTVIYELGVAYGVTEDWTLEFSGYYKDIYGLLNTTHTQIGPLEQDVYENLDYARSRGVEFTVRKGYSNRYTLEANYQYAFAYGKSSSDRSGYDALFDQSAIPLQDLPLNWDERHQVSLVADYRVRKDDHPIVFGMKIPDQWGLNMIFQYGSGFPYTPDIRNPNWTPEPGEKSWERENALRMPQHYNIDLRFNKDFNFKSLDYSFFFLISNLTNRRNVESVYSQTGEPDDPYIEDYGEDVVYDFAQNPTHWSSPRNIRVGLEIRW